From the genome of Sphingobacterium kitahiroshimense, one region includes:
- a CDS encoding sugar MFS transporter: MNSQPNSGKTAFRPMAMCCALFFILGFVTWANGTLIPFLKIACNLETDLQAFFVTFASYIAYFFLAIPSSWILKKIGFKNGLVLSLILLGVGSLIFIPAADGRSYILFLTGIFVQGSAMALLQTAVNPYLSIIGPIDSAAQRISIAGFFNKSAGIIVPLIFGTLFLKDSSAITAKLDAAVDMEAKNAILDSLLQRVHTPYITLAVIFVLFAIVIKITHLPEVDVNAEEEHTDENGAVILKEKKTSVFQFPHLFLGSLAIFFCVAVEVMAGDIIGVYARELNIHGALVTYATTFTLGCMLLGYIVGIIAIPKFVSQQLALRVCTIVGILFTVISVFTTGITSFIFVALLGIANSLMWPAIFPLGIKGLGRFTKTGSAIMIMGIAGGAIWPLIYGYLKDNLHVDFQHAFLYAMVPAYLYILYFATKGHRVGQK, translated from the coding sequence ATGAATTCTCAACCAAATTCAGGAAAAACAGCATTTCGCCCCATGGCTATGTGTTGTGCCTTATTCTTCATTTTAGGATTTGTCACTTGGGCAAATGGAACACTTATCCCATTCTTAAAGATTGCCTGTAATTTAGAAACAGATTTACAAGCCTTTTTTGTAACATTTGCTTCTTACATCGCTTACTTCTTTTTAGCAATCCCAAGTTCTTGGATTTTGAAAAAAATTGGTTTTAAAAATGGATTAGTTCTCAGCTTAATTTTACTTGGAGTTGGTTCTTTAATTTTCATTCCTGCTGCAGATGGTAGAAGCTATATTCTTTTCTTAACAGGAATTTTTGTTCAAGGTTCTGCAATGGCATTACTACAAACTGCTGTTAACCCATATTTAAGTATCATTGGCCCTATTGACAGTGCTGCACAAAGAATATCTATTGCTGGCTTTTTCAATAAATCTGCAGGTATTATTGTTCCATTAATATTTGGTACATTATTCTTAAAAGATTCTTCTGCTATAACAGCTAAATTGGATGCCGCGGTAGATATGGAAGCTAAAAATGCCATTCTAGATTCTTTATTACAACGCGTACATACACCATACATTACGTTAGCTGTTATCTTCGTTTTATTTGCGATCGTTATTAAAATAACACATTTACCTGAGGTGGATGTAAATGCAGAAGAAGAACATACTGATGAGAATGGGGCAGTTATTCTTAAAGAGAAAAAAACAAGTGTATTCCAATTCCCACACCTATTCTTAGGCTCTTTAGCTATCTTTTTCTGTGTTGCTGTAGAAGTAATGGCTGGAGATATTATTGGTGTTTATGCAAGAGAATTAAATATCCATGGTGCATTAGTTACCTATGCGACAACATTCACATTAGGATGTATGCTTTTAGGTTACATTGTTGGTATTATTGCAATACCAAAATTTGTTTCTCAACAATTAGCATTACGAGTTTGTACTATTGTTGGTATTTTATTCACTGTTATTTCTGTATTTACAACTGGAATCACTTCATTCATTTTCGTTGCCCTTTTAGGTATTGCCAATTCTTTAATGTGGCCTGCTATTTTCCCACTAGGTATTAAAGGTCTAGGCCGTTTTACTAAAACAGGATCAGCCATCATGATTATGGGTATTGCCGGAGGAGCTATTTGGCCTCTAATTTATGGTTACTTAAAAGATAATTTACATGTTGACTTTCAACATGCATTTCTTTATGCTATGGTTCCTGCTTATCTGTATATCTTATACTTCGCAACAAAGGGCCACAGAGTCGGACAGAAATAA
- a CDS encoding hotdog fold thioesterase, with protein MIWFQNYSIKQINGILSQYMTGLLEIKATAIDSHSITATMPVNDKTRQPFGILHGGASVVLAESIGSIASNLIIDPDIYKGVGLEINANHLRPVATGLVTAVCTAVHIGKQTHIWDVRIADESGNLNCISRLTVAIIPK; from the coding sequence ATGATTTGGTTTCAGAATTACAGCATTAAGCAGATAAACGGTATCCTCTCTCAATATATGACCGGTCTGCTCGAAATTAAAGCGACGGCAATCGATAGTCATTCCATTACTGCAACGATGCCCGTGAATGACAAAACAAGACAGCCATTTGGAATCCTGCATGGCGGAGCATCTGTTGTACTAGCCGAATCAATAGGAAGTATCGCATCCAATCTGATTATTGATCCAGATATTTATAAAGGCGTGGGATTGGAGATTAATGCTAATCATTTAAGACCAGTTGCTACAGGATTAGTAACCGCAGTTTGTACAGCCGTACACATTGGCAAACAAACTCATATTTGGGATGTACGAATTGCAGATGAATCGGGTAACTTAAATTGTATTTCCAGATTGACAGTCGCTATTATACCAAAATAA
- a CDS encoding DinB family protein yields the protein MNPLKSDEYPAVYSTYIETVVGDVMEVLEEQILSFPAFLDTIPEEKGDYRYAEDKWSIKEVIGHILDNERIMAYRALRFSRNDMKELLGYDQEYFIQNSRYSERTLASLSKEFVHLRKANMFLFENFNEAELERKGMASERLTSVKALLYVIAGHLNHHRIIIQERYFNSNNVHDLVSELQH from the coding sequence ATGAACCCACTGAAATCTGATGAATACCCAGCGGTGTATTCCACGTACATTGAGACCGTTGTCGGCGATGTCATGGAAGTACTGGAAGAACAAATTTTATCCTTTCCAGCGTTCCTAGATACCATACCTGAAGAAAAAGGCGATTACCGTTATGCTGAAGATAAATGGTCTATTAAAGAGGTTATAGGGCATATTTTGGATAATGAACGTATTATGGCTTACCGTGCCCTGCGCTTCTCTCGAAATGATATGAAAGAACTTTTGGGGTATGATCAAGAATACTTTATCCAAAACTCAAGATATAGCGAACGCACATTAGCCTCTCTAAGTAAAGAATTTGTACATCTTAGAAAAGCAAATATGTTTCTTTTCGAAAACTTCAATGAGGCAGAATTGGAGAGAAAAGGAATGGCGTCAGAAAGACTTACAAGTGTAAAAGCTTTATTATATGTGATTGCCGGACACCTAAATCATCACCGCATAATTATTCAAGAGCGTTATTTCAACTCAAACAATGTCCATGATTTGGTTTCAGAATTACAGCATTAA